The genome window aaagggggcccaGGTCAGATTTCACCAGAATCTCatgtctcctccctcccctttctccagagtTCACTAGGAAGGGCAGGGTCAGgacccaggggcagggcagggcgtgGTGCCGCTGACCAGCTTCCGTATGGAGGTGGATGAGCCCTCACTCAGCACAGGCCCTGGCTTTGTGGTGTCATCCAACGCAAAGGTCACAGTCAAGGACACTGGTCGGAGGTAATCTGACATATCCtgatggaaaccagagtcaaggatCATGAGGAGCCGGGGACAGGGGTACCACCCAGGCCTGCAGCAGAATGTGATACTTAATAGTGATCATTTACCAAGTACtttctgtgtgctgggcactgtcctAAGGTTTACCAATATCATTATATTTAATTCGACTACAACTCCTATCATGTAGTTTTGATTATTATCCCCCCTTTtcaggcaaggaaactgaggctcacaagTTATGTGACTTGCCAGAGTTCATCGgtggtaaatggcagagctaggatcCAAACCCAGATCAGCCTGACTCGAGTCCAAACTGTCTCacttcctgccttcctctttctTGCCCATCCAGTAGAAATTCCTCCTCTGCTCCAGCCTTCTCCTCACTCCCAGCCCTGATGCAAAGCAGTTCCTGTCCCCTCCTCACCAGCACATGGAAGTGCAGCTGCTTGCAAGTGACATTCCCCACACTAAGCTGGAGCCTCCAAAGGGATAGCCTCTGGCCAGAGCCATCAAATGCTGCACGTGCCCCAGCTGTCCACTCATCCAGTGATGCTGTGAACCGCATATCTGAATAGGGTGGAGAAGAGCAAGAGtggagaggggcccagagacCAAGGGGTTGAGAGCTGCTGGGATGTATTCCAGTCACTCACAGAATCTGCGATCCCAGTGGCCAGGAGTGTGGGAGGTCACTTGGAAGCAAAGGGCTGCAGATAGGCAGGCTGCCTCCTGGCCTCGCCACCTGCAGTTGCTCTGAACCACACTGATGGCCGAAGGGGTCACATCCAGTGAAGGGGCCAGGTGGACAATGGGCCGGGAGCTGGGCacagaatagagaaaaaattCTAGCACTAGGAGCAAAGTGTTCTGTGAGCAAGGTAATCTCCAGGATTTGTCTCcctgaggtcacagggaagaatGAGGGGTGACGTGCACATAAGTCACGCTCCCCTGAACCTCCTGACAGAAGTAAgataattgctaacatttaatAAGCACTTCCCATGTACTAGGCACTGTTAAGATCTTCACATGGATTATTACATCAATTCCTCACAACAAGCTTGTAAATTTGGTGCTGTtattaattattcccattttataaactaggaaatggaggcacagaataAGTGGATCAAGAAATCCAAACCTTAGTCGGTGACTCCAAAGCCCTTGCTTGTAACAGCCATGCTCTCTGTCCACTGCTACCAGAGTTGTGACCACTCACCTGAGCAGGATGGCTGCTCCCTGGGCACCCACAGCCACATCCACCAGGTCATCTCCATCCAGATCGAGCCGGCCATCCACACTTCGGCCAAAGTAGCTGAGGGCCTGTGGCATGGAAACTGCAGCAATCCGctgaaagggagaaaggggagattGAGCAGGTACTCCTATACCTGATTTCCTGCTCTGCCCACCTGGGCCTTCCTAACTCTCCCATCAGGCATGGGAAGGAATAGGAGAAACTTGCCTGTGTTCAGGAGTCCCTTAGTGAAGCAATCCCTATACTACCCTACCACCTCACCTTTCTCACTGCTGATAAAAAAGCACTTATTCAATCTGGGTCTCAACCCAGAAGAGCACTGATAAGCAAAGAGCGCACCTCCCCTTTCCCTTCCGCCCACCATGCCCCTGCTTTATCTGCACACATCTGACCTGGGCAGGATGGGGCTTGACTCCACTCTGGGTCCCATGATACAGGTACAGTGCTCCACGGTGCACGTCCTCCAGGGGTGCCCCCACAGCCACATCAGCAAAACCGTCTTGGTTCAGATCAGGAAGGGCACCCATGGCAAAGCCAAACCGAGCATCCTGGGGAGGTTCTGGCTGAAGTGTTCCCTGGAGTGTCAGCAAGGACTGCTGGTGGAGGTGAGAAGATGGAAAGATGCTGAGTTGACAGTCCCAACCCTTCAGCCAGTCCTCAAATGCATgtgccttcccttcctccctccttccacccCCCAACAAACAAGTTTTAAGGGATCCCAGCAAGTCTCACCTGGCTCACCAAATACACATAAACACGTCCTGTTTCCTTATTCTGGGGTCCCAGGAACATGGGGGCAGCCACAAGTAAGACATTGGTTGTTCCATCCCCATCCGTATCCAATGGGCAAAGTTCACTGCCAAAGTATGAGCCAATCTGGAGAGTGGTGGGTAGTTATAACCCCAGAGAAATGGGAAGGTGATTATGGACAAGTGGGAAGCACCCACTGGCCTGCCAATCTGGTCCTGACAGTTTTAACAGACTGTGCCAACCTGAATTCAGCACAGGCTTTTCAGGACTCTCTTGCCCCTTCACTCTTCCCCCAGCCTGGAGGTCCCTCAGGATCCAAGAGTCCCACCCTCACTTGGATGCCCTACCTGCTCCCCCTGGAGGCTCTGGGCGACCCTCACAGCTCCATCTTTCTTAAGCTGGAAGGCGATGACCTTTCCTCGATGTCTAAACCGAGGAGCCCCTGAGAGAAGGAGGCGGTGCCCACCCCGCAAAAGCATGGAGGAAACCGAGTAACCTAGAAGTGGACAAGGAATCAGGGATGAAAGGGAAAGAAGATGGGGTCAGAGTGGGATGGCTTCCTAAAGGCACAAGAAGAGGTCCCAAGGAAAGTAGCAGGAGATCAAGTGAGAAACTGCCTGAGTTAAGAGGGGGTACCTCCTAGTCCCCACTGAGGAAGCATTTCCTCCCCACCCCTAATCCTTTGCAACTTAATGCAACTCACCCAGGTAGGCTGCATGGTTCTGCAATTCAGTGGGGAATTCATCTTCCAGGGCCGTCCGTTGGGGGAAGAGGCGATGACCTTTTTCAAGCCATAACACTGAGCCACCCCAGTCATAGGCCCCCACCATCCCAAAGAGAATCCCATCCTGTAGAGTAGAAGCAGATGGGGTCACTGAAAAGACAGCAGGGAATAAGGAGAAAGTACTTTCCAGGTGTGAGAAGGTCACTAAGAGTATGCTGAGGTCAGCTGGAAAGGCATGAGAAGGTCAGAATGAACATTACTTAAAGGAGGAATCTAGAAGAGGCCAGGGATTGAAGGTGTCTGAGGCAGAGGTTGGAAAGAGTCAGCTGTTGAGAGGGCTCATGGAAGGGTCAGAGTCTGTCCAACCTTTAGTCGATGTGTAGAAAAACCAATCTGAGACATTTCCAGTCCAAAGGAGCTCTCATTTTCTCCATGGGATCCTTGAGCATGAGAAAATATCAAGGCAATATCAGGAAAGACAGCTCCCTCTTTGACCTACTGAACTCATTCCAGAACCTCACCTACACTCCAGAATAGCCCCTACCCTGTCCTCCATTTCTCCAAAGTAATCATTACCCTCGAGGCCAAAAATCCTGTCTCCTAGTGCATCCACAATATCAGTCAATGCAGCTTCATCTGTGACATTGAAGAAGAATCTCTCATCTGGATCACTAGCAATAGCTCTGATTTCCTGCAGGAAAGAGCTAGGATCTCGCTGCCGCCGGAGATAGTGACCAAGGACCTGAGGTCAGGAAATCAAAGTGGGGTCTGTTAGCTGTGTGGCATGAGATGTTACAGCTGGCACAGTAGGGGATATGGTTGACGTTTGGGAAGTGGTTAATGCCCATTTTCCCAAGTTCCCAGTCCTCAGTGTCActgtccccacccctcctcaATCCTTCCGGATCCAGAGTAGATTCTCACTGCAATCCCATAGCGTGTCACTCTTCCAGCTTCACAGGCCTTTAGTGCTGTGGGAAGCTCCTCTCCATCATGTGATTCTCCATCAGTGACAACCACCAGTAATCTGGCAGCCTCTGGTCGGCCTCCATGGGATTGACTAAATCCTTCTGTGCTGAGGAGAGAAACAAGTGAAGTGTGatcagatgcacacacacacacacacacacacacacacacacacacacacacaacttgacATTTTCAGCAGTTCACCAAGGTCAGACATCTTGCTTTTAGTCCATTTCCCTGACAGTGTGTCACATGGAGACAAGCACACAATACGAACACAAATGTTTGAGTGCCACAGAACAGACAGAGCAGCAAATTATCAATACAAATGAGTATAAGATCCATTCATTCATAAATTCATTCAGGCAATATTGCATTTGGGGGGACAAATACTGAGGGAATGTATAATAAAGGAGAATGGTCAGATCAGGGAGTCTTCCCAGAGATGAGTTTTGAATTATCACTCATGAGTGGTGGAGAACCTGAGGGccaagaaaaaagggggagaggaGGGTAGAATAAAGAGTTCTGTTTGCAGAGATAAAGCAGAAACATGGAGAGACACAGACATAGACACTGTGGAAATGCAATGAGAGGGAGTGTGATGACAGCCACTTAGCCTCCCCCAACCCACCAGTAGTGTGCACACAAAGATAAACATGCAAGACATCTTGGAATGTACACACCACACTGCAAACCCTCTCCTGACCCTTCTAGGCCCTCCTCACTCTGGCATCCCACATTTGTCTCCCCAGTGCCTCACCAGGCCACCTTGATTGCTTGGGCAGTCCTTGTTTCTCGTCCCTCCCGCCGACTCAGGTTCCTTGCTGCCCTCATCACTTCTTCCCTGGTTCGGAAATCTCCCAGGGACCACTCATATACAGGGCTCTCCCCATACTGTACCAGTCCCACCTGAGAATAAAGAGTGCACTCAAATGGAGTGTGTGTATGgggtgaggagagagaagaaaagtatgTGAGGGAGGGTTGCTGAGTACTTGGGTACTACTGAAGGCACTCCCAACATCTCCCTGTCTCTCCCACTCCAAGCCCACCCATATTCCCTTCTTTTACCTGTATCTGCTCTGGGTCAATAAACAGCCTTCCTACTAGTCTTCGTAGGAAAGTCTGAACTTCAGACCAGGGGTAGATGCTGTTGGAGCCATCCAAGACAATGACAACATCCATGTATGTGGGGCAGCCTAGGAGGAGTGGAATGGTGATGGGGAACAGAGGGGTAGAAGGATATTGGGCATGGGGCAACAATGGAAGAGGTCACAGGAGGAACATTTATTAGGTACTCTGACATGCAAGGAAAGTAGTGTGCCCTCTACCCTGGGTAAatatagaaatgagaaaaagaggaaatggacATCCATGTAATTtactaaaaaatgaaacaatgaagAAATTAAGTGCTAGGTAGACACACAATACTGCTCTATGCTGTGGGAGAACAGAAGAGGGTCAGTTCTGATAATGGGAAATCAAAGTGTAAGGAAAGGTATTTGTATGGAGAACATTTCAGACCAAAGAAGATGGAGGTATAAAATAGATGACACAGTGAAGGGTGAGGTACATGCTATGGCCAAGTGTGTGGAGGGAGTTTTTGAAATTGGTTAGATCAGTTCATAAAGTTTTGATGCCCTGGCAAAGAATGTGAATTCTAACCTGCTAGGAAACATGGGGCTTTTGTAAGATAGCAGTGAGGATAGCCATGCAGGCCTCCTGTTAAGCATCACACCCTGTTGCACCATCTTTTGCCCACCCTGCACCCCATTCTGGAGACCGAGTCATCAGGCCCTGCTTCTGGCTCACGTTGTGTGGTGGGTGCCAGACTTCCTTGAGGCTGGAATGAAGCACCTACATGGGTACATATCCCAGAACTGAAGACAGAGGAGCCACAAGCACGAGACCAGAGAGGGGCACAAGCCTGGGGATGAGGAGGGGGAAAAGTTACTTCCCAGACTTGACAGGACACCCTCAGAACACGCTCCTAGTTGAAGGAGGCATTGAGACCACTCCCCAAAATTCCCTTCCTTGCTTTCTAAGGTTTTAAACTCCTTGATCCCTCCACATAGACCTGTTTCCCTTACCATACTGCTTTCTTTCCACCATGGACCTTCAGAGACCCTCCCACCACCCTTTCCTTAACTCACCATGAATCCCCCGTCACCATCTGTCTCTAGTAGAGACATCCCCAGGTGCATATTCACAGCAGGGTGAGATGAATTTCCCAGTGGATAGTCACCTGGTTGGAGAGGGTTAGAAGAGAATGAGATCCTGGAGTCATGGATAGGTTGCTTAAGTTAAGGGTGCTTTTGGAAAAGGATGAGAACAGATCAGAATCAAGTTAGGGACGGGTAGGATACAGGATATGCAGGTGAAGAAGGTAAGGTAtaaggagtcaaagctactagcATTGCAAGGTTAGCAAGGGATTAGGAGTGGAAGAATGAGGTATCTTCTTACCCAAGTGGCCCTTGATGCATGGGGCATTGTGGGGTCCCCCTACAGGACAGCGATAAACATCCCCCCTTCGGTCACCTGAAGGCCCATCCCAGGGGGCGCCCACCAGCATCCTGGGAGGAGGACATTAATATAAGCATAGTGTGAACAAGACCCTTGAGGTAGGCCAGAGGAAAAGTACATGGGGGTGGTAGGTCTAGAGCCCCAGCCACTTCCAAAAGATCAgattaatttaaattcccacccaCTGTGCCTCTCCTTTAACAGTTGGATTACAGCCCCAATCCATGGCCCTCTAGCTTCCTCCTCACCATCGTTGTCCACTCCCAATATATTGTAAGACGCTGTATCCAAATTCAGCCTCCCGTGGCCCTGGGAATAGTCGTGGGCGATGCACATCCAGGTTAAAGGGGGAGCAGAGACCTGGGGGGCCAGGGTCATAAGGttagcaggaagcagccagagaggctAATGGACACACAGACAGGCACAACCAGAGAGAAACTAGGAAGGGAATGTTTTGAACTCAGTCTATACTCTTGTTTCTTACTCATAGCTGTCCTGGCCTCTGTTGATGACAGGTACACAGACCTCCAAGCAAGGATGATCTCCTTCCTGTGTCGGAATGCAGCTGTCTGACTTGTGGCCCTCTGCCATGCTGGTGCACAGCTGTATTTCCATTCCTACACCTGAAATCTCATTTACAGACATGTGTGGAAGGGGCAAGTTCCTCTTTTTTATGGCATTACTACTCCTACACATTGTCCTCCCCAAACTGTGAGGGTCAAAAGAGGGAGCGGGCCTTTCTGCAGGCCCAGAACTACTATTCCTTCCAAATTCTCCCCGAATCCAGGACATAGGGAGAACAAGAGGAGGCTAGGGAGCACTGCATGCCTGGGTCTCTTGTCTCTCTTTTGGACTTCCAATGTCATTGTTACACTTACCCTCTTTCTCCAGTGTCTACGTCTCTGCTTGATTCCAGCCCTGAAAACCTCAGTGGGTAATTAACTGGGTGGGGTCACTCGCCTGCCCACACAAATGGTTTGCTATCCATTCTTACCAAGGGTCCCAGCACCCCAAAGTTCCCCACAACCTGCTTGCTCTCTAACTCATCCACTCTCCGCCTACCTGCATTTCTTCCTTAACTCTTGACTCACTTCAATAACTCCCTAATCATATCCTGGCTGATTCTTCCCTCCCAACACCAATCCCTTTAAAATCAGAACTGGTATTTTGGGAAGCAAAGATTACAGGGCACTGGTGAGGAAAAATTCCAGAGCTCTTGTCCCTCCCATGGTTCTTTCCCTCTGTCTTGCTTCTTCCTTTAAAGCAATCCCCTCTCAGGCTAccccaccaccactaccatcaaGGCTCTGTCCCAAACCATGCTCGTTTTCAGAAAGGTGTTTTGTACGTGAGCCTTTTTGCATCCAGGAAACTGACAGGATTCTGTGACCAGAAACTGTAGCACATTGGTTAGATAAACCCAGAGTTCTGACCACACAGTCACTTATGCCTCAGGTCTCAGAGACCACCAGAGTAGGAAGAAGTAGGAAAGGGGATCATAGGAATCAGACTAGCCACGTGGCAGGTCACATCATGTTTCTTTTTGATCCACTCATTCCTCTAGGGCTTAGAACTAATGTTTTAGGTAACTGGACACAAATCTGACACCGGGTGCAAGGCCTTGCCAGCCTCAATAATGAAGCTGTCATATGTGTGGGAATAAAAATGGAAGCatgcaaagacacacacacacacacgtttaacCTTTCACCGTAACTCCGAGAGAATTTTAACCCTAAAGGTCCCAATGCCAAACAAGCCGTACATCTCCCATTCTCACTAGAAACTAAGAAGTTTACCTCCCTCACCTGTCAGGAACATCAGGGGTAAGAACAGGTGAGGGGTGAGGAACTCCATGCCTGGTTGTTCTCTGTCTGGGTGAGAAGTCCTCTGTGCTTGTGTccctctcctcttctgttttctttactcTCCCTCTCATCCTGCCCCCTCCCACTGGTAGCTAAAAATAAAGTTGGAAGGAATGGGAGGAGGGATGGTGGGGAACTCTGGGGAGTCCCAGACCAAGGAAAGGACTAGGCATCTTAAGTCTATTTCTCTGCCTTCGTGCTGCCCCCTGGAGGCGTCATCTCAACATCCAATGGCAAGCACAATTCTtgattattttttgc of Manis javanica isolate MJ-LG chromosome 4, MJ_LKY, whole genome shotgun sequence contains these proteins:
- the ITGA10 gene encoding integrin alpha-10 isoform X6 — its product is MCIAHDYSQGHGRLNLDTASYNILGVDNDGDYPLGNSSHPAVNMHLGMSLLETDGDGGFMACAPLWSRACGSSVFSSGICTHVGASFQPQGSLAPTTQRCPTYMDVVIVLDGSNSIYPWSEVQTFLRRLVGRLFIDPEQIQVGLVQYGESPVYEWSLGDFRTREEVMRAARNLSRREGRETRTAQAIKVACTEGFSQSHGGRPEAARLLVVVTDGESHDGEELPTALKACEAGRVTRYGIAVLGHYLRRQRDPSSFLQEIRAIASDPDERFFFNVTDEAALTDIVDALGDRIFGLEGSHGENESSFGLEMSQIGFSTHRLKDGILFGMVGAYDWGGSVLWLEKGHRLFPQRTALEDEFPTELQNHAAYLGYSVSSMLLRGGHRLLLSGAPRFRHRGKVIAFQLKKDGAVRVAQSLQGEQIGSYFGSELCPLDTDGDGTTNVLLVAAPMFLGPQNKETGRVYVYLVSQQSLLTLQGTLQPEPPQDARFGFAMGALPDLNQDGFADVAVGAPLEDVHRGALYLYHGTQSGVKPHPAQRIAAVSMPQALSYFGRSVDGRLDLDGDDLVDVAVGAQGAAILLSSRPIVHLAPSLDVTPSAISVVQSNCRWRGQEAACLSAALCFQVTSHTPGHWDRRFYMRFTASLDEWTAGARAAFDGSGQRLSLWRLQLSVGNVTCKQLHFHVLDMSDYLRPVSLTVTFALDDTTKPGPVLSEGSSTSIRKLVPFSKDCGPDNECVTDLVLQADMNIRGSRKHPFVVRGSRHKVLVSATLENRKENAYNTSLHLSFSRNLHLASFIPQRDSPVKVECAAPSSHARFCSVGHPVFQTGAKVTFLLGFEFSCSSLLNQVLVRLTATSNSLERNGTLQDNTIQTSAFIQYEPHLLFSSESTLHRYEIHPYETLPVGPEFKTTLRVQNLGCYLVSGLIISALLPAVAQGGNYFLSLSQVITNNASCIVQNLTEPLGLPVHPEELQHISRLNGSNTWCQVVRCHLEQLAKGTEVSVGLLRLVHNEFFRRAKFKSLTVVSTFELETEEGSVLQLTEPFCWSESLLEVIQTHPALISLWILIGSVLGGLLLFALLVFCLWKLGFFARKKIPEEEKREEKLE